One genomic segment of Labeo rohita strain BAU-BD-2019 chromosome 14, IGBB_LRoh.1.0, whole genome shotgun sequence includes these proteins:
- the LOC127175894 gene encoding small integral membrane protein 32-like: MLRQMLLNSTAAARDFDLMSNTHTPAPLNVSHGPVSVSALLKPTGRGSALREGEPDKPDLATYVVMCLVLFLLVLLIVFFINCQLRNSFFASMPYDRSLREARSSYK, translated from the coding sequence ATGCTGAGGCAGATGCTGCTGAACTCCACGGCAGCGGCGCGAGACTTCGACCTGATGAGCAACACGCACACGCCGGCACCGCTGAACGTGTCCCATGGGCCCGTGAGCGTCTCGGCCCTCCTGAAGCCCACGGGCCGCGGGAGCGCCCTGCGAGAGGGCGAGCCCGACAAACCGGACCTGGCCACATACGTGGTGATGTGCCTGGTGCTCTTCCTGCTGGTCCTCCTCATTGTCTTCTTCATCAACTGTCAGCTGAGGAACTCTTTCTTCGCCTCCATGCCTTACGACCGCTCACTGCGAGAGGCCCGCAGCTCCTACAAATGA